A window of Paraburkholderia sp. ZP32-5 genomic DNA:
ATGCTGTACGCGGTGCCGAATCAGATCACCACGCACCGGCTCGTGCAGTTGAATCTCGGCACGCCGACCTTCATGCGCGCGCCGGGTGAAACCACCGGCTCGTTCGCGCTCGAATCGGCGATGGACGAACTCGCCGTCGCGTTGAAGATGGATCCGCTCGCGTTACGCATCAAGAACTACGCGGAAAGCGATCCGCAGGAAAACAAGCCGTGGTCGGGCAAGTCGCTGCGCGAGTGCTACCAGATCGGCGCCGAAAAATTCGGCTGGTCGCGCCGTTCTCCGGCGCCGCGTTCGATGCGCAACGGCAACACGCTGATCGGCATGGGCATGGCAACCGCGACCTACCCGGCCAATCGCAGCGAGGCATCGGCCATCGCGCGGATTCTGCCAGACGGAACCGCGATGGTCGCATCGGGCACCCAGGACATCGGCACCGGCACCTATACGGTGATGACCCAGGTCGCCGCCGATGCGCTCGGCTTCGCGCCGGAGCAGATTCACTTCGCGCTCGGCGATTCGACGTTGCCGCGCGCGCCGGGATCGGGCGGCTCGCAATCGGCGGCGAGCGTATCGCCGGCGGTGCGCGACGCGGCGAGCCAGGCACGCAACCAGTTGATCGCGCTCGCGCTGGCCGACGCGGCATCACCGGTGCATGGCCTGCCGCTCGACGACGTGAGCGTCGAAAACGGCTGGGTGACGAGCCGCGCGCAACCGGCCAAGCGCGATCCGGCCGCGGCGATCATCGCGCGCGCGGGCGGCAAGCCGATCGAGGCGACCGCGACGGTCAAACCGGGCGACGAGAAGCAGAAGTACTCGTTCCATTCGTTCGGCGCGGTGTTCGTCGAGGTGCACGTCGATGCGGAACTCGGCACGATCCGCGTGCCGCGCGTGGTGGCCGTCTACGACGTCGGGCGCGTGCTCAACGAGAAGACCGCGCACAGCCAGATGCTAGGCGGGCTCGTGTGGGGCATCGGCGCGGCGCTGCAGGAGGAAAGCACGCTCGATACGCGCTACGGACGCTTCACGAATGCGAACCTCGCCGAGTATCACGTGCCGGTGAACGCTGATATCGATACGCTCGATATCACGTTTATCGACCGGCCCGATCCGTATATCAACTCGCTCGGCGTGCGCGGTATCGGCGAGATCGGTATTACGGGCGTGCCGGCGGCGATTGCAAATGCGGTGTATCACGCGACCGGCGTGCGGGTACGCGATTTGCCGATTACGCTCGATAAGGTGATGGGGGCGGTGCGGGTGTGAGGTGTGGCGGGAGGCGGTGGCCACCGAGGTTTCACGCTTGGAGTCGGTCGTGGGCGCTTCGTAAGTGATTCATGAGCGCTCAATGGTGAGAGGCCGCGCTTGCGCGCGGCCTTCGCATCAGCGTTGACATTCGCGCTTGCCTCTCATCCCGTTGCATCGCACAATCGGCTTCATCCCCTCTTTCTGGTATCCGCCGATGGCCTATGCCTCGCTCGCCACCGGCGTATTGCTCGCCGCCGGTTTCGGTTCGCGCTTCGATCCGAGCGGTCTGCACAACAAGCTTCTCGCGCGTCTGCCCGATGGCACGCCGGTCGCGCATGAAGCCGCGCACCGGCTGCTGCGGGTCGTCACGCGCGTGCTGGCCGTGGTGCGGCCGGGCTCCGACGCGTTGGCCCGCGTGCTCAACGACGCCGGCTGTGACGTCGTGTTCGCGGCGAGCGCCGAGCGCGGCATGGGCGCAAGCCTCGCCGCGGGTATCGAGGCAAGCGACGACGCCGAAGGCTGGATCGTCGCGCTCGCCGACATGCCGCGCATCGCGCTGCCGACGATCGAAGCGGTAGCCCGCGCGCTGGACGGCGGCGCCCCGCTCGTTGCGCCGTTCTACCAGGGACAGCGCGGTCATCCGGTCGGTTTCGGCGCGCAGCATCGCGATGCGCTGCTCGCGCTTGACGGTGATACGGGCGCGAAAACGCTGCTGATGACGCAGGCGCTGACGCGCCTGGATATCGATGATCCGGGGGTTTTGCGGGATGTGGATACGCCGGAGGATTTGCAGCGGATATAGCACCGGGGTTTCTGCACTGCTGCGAGAAAATCGTCTCCGTTCGTCCCAAAGCGGCCATCAACCTTGCGTGCGCGAATGACCGCTTGTGTCCGGTCAAGCGACACCGCCCAGCTATGATTGGTGCTGGCGATAGGGTTATCCTGCAACAGGAATGACTGCTGTTGCCCCGGTGCCTTGCCGGGCACGTGGTCCGGCAACCGGCGCGGACATTCTGTCGTCCTCCAGCCACGTCGCAACATGCGGCGACCGGCATCCGCAGTCAGCGTTCGATCACGGTTCTGTGACTAGCCAACATCATGCGCGACACCTTATCGCTTGCCGTTCGCGACACTTTTGGCGCCTTGAAGGCTGAGCTTTCCTGGCGAACGTTGAGGGCACGATTTCGCAGCTGCGCCGAGGCGATTCTGGCCACGGTTCTTGCAATATGTGTAAGCCGATATCTCAGCCTGACCGAAATCTGGTGGGCAGCTATCTGCGCGTTTTCATTGACGGGCCTTACATTGAAGGTGGCTCTCGATCTGGGCGTGCAGCAGATAGCCGGCACATTCGGCGGCACGATC
This region includes:
- a CDS encoding xanthine dehydrogenase family protein molybdopterin-binding subunit yields the protein MNLIGQPLDRIDGLLKVTGDARYAAEFPEARLAHAVLVTSTIARGTIASIDASRAQALPGVLLVMTYQNAMRLPNGGQPALAPPAGRRLSLLQDNEVHYNNEPVAVVVADTLEHATDAARQLRIVYQPGNAALDFAAAKQTAHAPVKPQGRQTDTQRGSFEDGMQSGAVHLDATYTTPIEHHNPMEPHATMAHWDGPQLTLFDSTQGVSNAAQAVAKVFGIAPNDVRVISPFIGGGFGCKGSSWSHVSLCAMAARQTGRPVRLALERPQMFGMVGARPRTEQHFVIAAKHDGTLTAMRHDSISNTSTIEDWTETCCMVTRMLYAVPNQITTHRLVQLNLGTPTFMRAPGETTGSFALESAMDELAVALKMDPLALRIKNYAESDPQENKPWSGKSLRECYQIGAEKFGWSRRSPAPRSMRNGNTLIGMGMATATYPANRSEASAIARILPDGTAMVASGTQDIGTGTYTVMTQVAADALGFAPEQIHFALGDSTLPRAPGSGGSQSAASVSPAVRDAASQARNQLIALALADAASPVHGLPLDDVSVENGWVTSRAQPAKRDPAAAIIARAGGKPIEATATVKPGDEKQKYSFHSFGAVFVEVHVDAELGTIRVPRVVAVYDVGRVLNEKTAHSQMLGGLVWGIGAALQEESTLDTRYGRFTNANLAEYHVPVNADIDTLDITFIDRPDPYINSLGVRGIGEIGITGVPAAIANAVYHATGVRVRDLPITLDKVMGAVRV
- a CDS encoding nucleotidyltransferase family protein; this encodes MAYASLATGVLLAAGFGSRFDPSGLHNKLLARLPDGTPVAHEAAHRLLRVVTRVLAVVRPGSDALARVLNDAGCDVVFAASAERGMGASLAAGIEASDDAEGWIVALADMPRIALPTIEAVARALDGGAPLVAPFYQGQRGHPVGFGAQHRDALLALDGDTGAKTLLMTQALTRLDIDDPGVLRDVDTPEDLQRI